The Pedobacter mucosus genome window below encodes:
- a CDS encoding Gfo/Idh/MocA family oxidoreductase, translating into METNSNQIFTAGLLAYGMSGKVFHAPFLNAHSGFNLYAITERSTKKAIEDYPNIVSYNSVEEILNDANIDLIVVNTPNNLHYEHSKAALKKGKHILVEKPFTATSQQAQELFELADRVGKQIFFYQNRRWDSDFIAVKKVIASGKLGKLIEMHLRYDRYRNVIGPKAFKEQAVEASGLLYDLGPHLLDQVISLFGKPLSFKKTLGKNRKDTAVDDYFTIQLNYPNDLNVFVTSSMLVVNPQAAFVLHGVNGSFIKQRADIQEEQLLAGMKLTDDGYGIEVAGMEGLLTTIDLDGNKTKEVIASEVGNYLPLFDAIYQALVEGKPYPVTRENVITQLEIIES; encoded by the coding sequence ATGGAAACAAATTCAAATCAAATATTTACAGCAGGTTTACTTGCTTATGGGATGTCTGGAAAAGTTTTTCATGCTCCTTTTTTAAATGCCCACAGCGGATTCAATTTATATGCAATAACGGAACGCAGTACCAAAAAAGCGATTGAAGATTATCCAAATATAGTAAGCTATAATTCAGTTGAAGAAATATTAAACGATGCTAACATTGATTTAATAGTTGTAAATACGCCCAATAATCTTCATTACGAGCACTCAAAAGCTGCCTTGAAAAAGGGAAAACATATTTTAGTAGAGAAGCCATTTACTGCAACATCGCAACAAGCGCAAGAATTGTTCGAATTAGCAGACCGTGTTGGTAAACAAATATTTTTCTATCAAAACCGAAGATGGGACAGCGATTTTATAGCTGTTAAAAAAGTTATAGCAAGTGGTAAATTGGGTAAATTAATAGAAATGCATTTGCGTTATGACCGGTATAGAAATGTAATCGGACCAAAAGCATTTAAAGAACAAGCTGTTGAGGCAAGTGGTTTGTTATATGATTTAGGTCCGCATTTACTTGACCAGGTGATTAGTTTATTTGGAAAACCACTTAGTTTTAAGAAAACATTAGGGAAAAATAGAAAAGATACAGCGGTAGATGATTATTTTACTATTCAATTGAATTATCCTAATGATTTAAATGTTTTCGTAACCTCGAGCATGCTGGTTGTAAATCCCCAAGCGGCATTTGTACTTCATGGAGTTAATGGGAGTTTTATCAAACAAAGAGCAGATATTCAGGAAGAGCAACTGCTAGCAGGAATGAAATTAACAGACGATGGATATGGCATTGAAGTAGCTGGAATGGAGGGATTGCTAACAACGATTGATCTTGATGGAAATAAAACCAAAGAAGTAATTGCTTCTGAAGTTGGAAATTATCTTCCGCTGTTTGACGCTATTTATCAAGCTTTAGTTGAAGGAAAACCTTATCCGGTAACTAGAGAAAATGTAATTACGCAATTGGAAATCATTGAAAGTTAG
- a CDS encoding DUF6263 family protein, whose product MKIILFLLVGFTSVNSFAQKSFLLKQNYPVGKKYDYSLISSQIISQKFGATTVNITQDIGTDYFFVVAGEINGDKNINVIYNRIYMKSVTGGNTMILDSNVPDSTKKNPFSGLKGARFSMVFAPNGEIKAVTGIDKMVAKMATEMTNDTSEVKQIQNSLTQQFNAEMVKQTMESSFKIYPEKPVKIGDSWTVDTKIKMSMPIETITKYTLKDVKNGIATLNVNGTLLSKGNFETMGNKLETDLKGTNSGDVEMDIKSGMVINSHLRIDLFGTMKSMGKNIDFDMQGINKITGKEVN is encoded by the coding sequence ATGAAAATAATATTATTTCTACTTGTTGGCTTTACCTCAGTAAATTCATTTGCCCAGAAAAGTTTTTTACTCAAACAAAATTATCCCGTAGGAAAAAAATATGATTATTCCTTAATTTCAAGTCAGATAATTAGTCAAAAATTTGGAGCAACAACAGTAAACATTACACAGGATATTGGTACAGATTATTTTTTTGTAGTTGCTGGCGAAATAAACGGAGATAAAAACATTAACGTGATTTATAACAGAATTTATATGAAATCTGTTACTGGTGGAAATACGATGATTTTAGATTCAAATGTTCCGGATAGCACTAAAAAGAATCCTTTTAGTGGATTAAAAGGTGCTCGTTTTAGTATGGTTTTTGCACCTAATGGCGAAATAAAAGCTGTTACAGGAATTGATAAAATGGTTGCAAAAATGGCAACGGAAATGACGAATGATACGAGTGAGGTGAAGCAAATTCAAAACTCATTAACCCAACAGTTTAACGCGGAAATGGTTAAGCAAACAATGGAATCTTCTTTCAAAATTTACCCGGAAAAACCAGTAAAAATTGGAGATAGTTGGACAGTTGACACTAAAATTAAAATGAGTATGCCTATTGAAACCATCACAAAATATACACTCAAAGATGTCAAAAATGGTATCGCAACATTAAATGTTAACGGAACATTATTATCGAAAGGCAATTTTGAAACAATGGGCAACAAATTGGAGACCGATTTAAAAGGTACAAATTCTGGTGATGTTGAAATGGATATTAAAAGCGGAATGGTAATTAATAGTCACTTACGCATAGATTTATTTGGTACCATGAAATCAATGGGTAAAAATATTGATTTCGACATGCAGGGCATTAATAAAATTACAGGAAAAGAGGTTAATTAA
- a CDS encoding DUF5687 family protein encodes MLNTFLSHQWKSFWRSRNKGGSIAAQVVLGFFMLYFLAIAIGIGFGMTVFLPKIFPKQDAITSFNGLILYYFAFDFLARLQLQELPTLSIVPYLHLKIAKLKIIKFLNVKALFSAFNLWPFFIFLPFIFIEISTTYGAFATLMYIVSIFSFALFNNFLVLYIKRKSISNILYTVVGLVIVAGFAALEYYKIISIMAASNFVFKAVASQPVYGLIFPIAAFAIFKINSAYLLNNLYTEELSAAQEKKVSTDYAFLNRFGKVGELAALELKLILRHKRSRSSLILGFFFLLYGFIFYKETAINGNKFGQMMFGAIFMTGISIIIYGQFMFAWQSAHFDGLLVNKINFKDFIKAKFLLFTIASTVITLLASFYGFLSPKLLLLQLSAYLYNIGFGTVIVLYLATLNYKRIDITKAATFNYQGTGATQWLLMFPYALTPILLYLPFGLLDLPYYGLIAVALFGLVMLLMRSFWVNFITNKFEKQRYKIAEGFRE; translated from the coding sequence ATGCTGAATACTTTTTTAAGCCATCAATGGAAATCATTTTGGCGTTCAAGAAACAAGGGAGGCAGTATTGCTGCCCAAGTTGTGTTGGGTTTTTTTATGCTTTACTTCTTAGCAATTGCGATTGGAATCGGATTTGGAATGACTGTTTTTCTGCCAAAAATTTTCCCAAAGCAGGATGCGATTACCAGTTTCAACGGACTAATTCTATATTATTTTGCCTTTGATTTTTTAGCAAGATTACAGCTTCAAGAATTGCCAACGTTAAGCATAGTTCCATACTTACATTTGAAAATAGCGAAGCTTAAAATAATTAAGTTCTTAAATGTTAAAGCATTGTTCTCGGCATTTAACCTATGGCCATTCTTTATATTTCTACCATTTATTTTTATCGAAATTTCTACAACATACGGTGCTTTTGCAACCCTAATGTATATTGTTTCGATTTTTTCTTTTGCGTTATTTAATAACTTTTTAGTTCTTTATATTAAGCGAAAATCGATTTCTAATATTTTGTATACGGTTGTTGGTTTAGTAATTGTTGCCGGTTTTGCTGCTTTAGAATATTATAAAATAATCTCTATAATGGCCGCATCAAATTTTGTTTTTAAAGCTGTAGCATCGCAACCTGTTTATGGCTTAATATTTCCTATTGCTGCTTTTGCAATATTTAAAATCAATTCTGCCTACCTTCTTAATAACCTTTATACTGAAGAATTAAGTGCGGCGCAAGAAAAGAAGGTGAGTACAGATTATGCTTTCTTAAATCGCTTTGGCAAAGTAGGAGAACTTGCCGCTTTAGAACTTAAATTAATTTTACGACACAAAAGATCTAGATCTTCTTTAATTTTAGGATTTTTCTTTTTGCTTTATGGATTCATCTTCTATAAAGAAACGGCCATTAATGGAAATAAATTCGGACAAATGATGTTCGGTGCAATCTTTATGACAGGTATTTCGATCATCATTTACGGTCAGTTTATGTTTGCCTGGCAAAGTGCTCATTTCGATGGTTTATTGGTTAACAAAATTAACTTTAAAGATTTCATCAAAGCCAAATTTTTACTGTTCACTATTGCTTCTACCGTAATTACCCTGTTAGCTAGTTTTTATGGTTTTTTGAGTCCGAAACTATTGCTGTTACAATTGTCTGCCTACTTATATAATATTGGTTTTGGAACCGTTATAGTCCTTTATTTAGCTACGCTTAACTATAAAAGAATTGATATTACAAAAGCGGCAACTTTCAATTATCAGGGAACTGGAGCTACACAATGGCTTTTAATGTTTCCATACGCGTTAACGCCAATTTTACTTTATTTACCATTTGGGTTGTTAGATTTACCTTATTATGGTTTAATTGCTGTTGCTTTATTTGGTTTAGTAATGCTTTTAATGCGCAGTTTCTGGGTGAATTTTATCACTAACAAATTTGAAAAACAACGTTATAAAATAGCCGAGGGCTTTAGAGAATAA
- a CDS encoding DoxX family protein, which translates to MDTKLAYLLSRLAIGLSFFGHGLIRLPKLTGFSNWMMGQFSKSFLPDILVLSFSYVLPFAEFIAGILIIFGLFTRTGLVLGGVITLALIFGSTMIENWDALPSQLIHIAFLSILLAYLPHNNFAVDKILKNKQWNTEK; encoded by the coding sequence ATGGATACAAAATTGGCGTATTTATTAAGCAGATTGGCAATTGGGCTTAGCTTTTTCGGTCATGGTTTAATTCGTTTACCCAAATTGACTGGTTTCAGCAATTGGATGATGGGTCAGTTTTCTAAATCTTTTTTACCTGATATATTGGTATTATCTTTTAGTTATGTTTTACCATTTGCAGAGTTCATAGCAGGAATTTTAATCATCTTTGGATTGTTTACCAGGACTGGATTAGTGCTTGGAGGAGTGATTACTTTAGCTTTAATATTTGGTAGTACAATGATCGAAAACTGGGATGCCTTACCATCGCAACTTATACATATTGCCTTTTTATCCATTTTGTTAGCATACTTACCGCATAACAATTTTGCGGTCGATAAAATTTTAAAAAATAAACAATGGAATACAGAAAAATAG
- a CDS encoding ATP-binding cassette domain-containing protein gives MSMQLSNGHIYGLLGKNGAGKSSLLKNLAGLVYAQSGTLEVMGYNPAKRQPALLEQICFIPEEFYLPAVKIDAYVKANAPFYKNFDHQYFGNLLKEFDIPVSQKLINMSYGQKKKIIISFGLATQAKLIIMDEPTNGLDIPSKTQFRKIMASAMTEDRCIIISTHQVRDLDNLIDTVIMLDENDVALKASVQEITEKLTFKKVKELDDSIIYAEPSLSGYNAVMPNYHQEESRLDMELLFNAILAEKIKFKTLFN, from the coding sequence ATGAGCATGCAATTAAGCAATGGCCACATTTATGGCTTGCTCGGAAAAAACGGTGCTGGCAAATCCAGTTTATTAAAAAACTTAGCAGGTTTGGTTTATGCACAAAGCGGAACATTAGAAGTAATGGGTTACAATCCAGCTAAACGTCAACCTGCCTTATTGGAACAAATCTGTTTCATACCTGAAGAATTTTATCTTCCGGCTGTTAAAATTGATGCATATGTAAAAGCAAATGCGCCTTTCTACAAAAACTTTGATCATCAATATTTCGGCAACCTTTTGAAGGAATTTGATATTCCAGTAAGTCAGAAATTGATTAATATGAGTTACGGACAAAAGAAAAAAATCATCATTTCTTTCGGTTTGGCTACACAAGCAAAATTGATCATTATGGATGAACCAACTAATGGTTTAGATATTCCATCGAAAACACAATTTAGAAAAATTATGGCTTCGGCAATGACAGAAGATCGCTGCATCATTATTTCAACTCACCAAGTTAGAGATTTAGATAACTTAATTGATACCGTAATTATGCTTGATGAAAATGATGTTGCGTTAAAAGCGTCCGTACAAGAAATTACAGAAAAATTAACCTTCAAAAAAGTAAAAGAATTAGATGATAGCATAATTTACGCCGAACCATCTTTGTCAGGATATAATGCAGTAATGCCAAATTATCACCAGGAAGAAAGCAGATTGGATATGGAACTTTTGTTTAATGCCATCCTTGCCGAAAAAATTAAATTTAAAACCTTATTTAACTAA
- a CDS encoding GIN domain-containing protein → MKTSNKLIVALVLTLLIIPLGVIAYIVKTKYVPASEYSYLNRQDGSSEPLNAKTPGRFAIPISQKFNKVSILNGKQISISLHLTNSETAGIKIPNYAKESITYKVENGVLNIILKDDFNATRFVDIVVYAPIFKSINLNEVRLLELTAKSDSLQVNLNKTESFSFGGMITTRNNKGEITKVINQSDIKNLVINLNDSKFSSFSNSYQNIEINTKGKSEIELNSGEDNNEVYTIKNLKINTLDSAKIDIKNINIDKFSGKISDNTIIQMPAANLKQFFKN, encoded by the coding sequence ATGAAAACAAGTAATAAATTAATCGTTGCGTTGGTTTTAACATTGCTCATAATACCTTTGGGCGTTATAGCCTATATTGTCAAAACTAAATACGTTCCTGCGAGCGAATATAGCTATCTAAACCGACAAGATGGTAGTAGTGAACCATTAAATGCAAAAACACCAGGGAGGTTTGCAATACCAATTTCTCAGAAATTTAATAAAGTAAGCATCTTAAACGGAAAGCAAATTAGCATATCCTTACATTTAACAAATTCAGAAACGGCTGGAATAAAAATTCCTAATTACGCTAAAGAATCAATTACCTATAAAGTAGAAAATGGTGTTTTAAATATAATTTTGAAAGATGATTTTAACGCTACTAGATTTGTTGACATCGTAGTTTATGCGCCAATTTTTAAATCAATTAATTTAAATGAAGTCAGACTTTTAGAACTGACCGCAAAATCAGATTCTTTACAAGTTAATTTAAATAAGACAGAATCATTTTCTTTTGGCGGGATGATTACAACACGAAATAATAAAGGCGAAATAACTAAGGTCATCAACCAATCGGATATTAAAAATTTAGTGATTAACCTTAATGATTCAAAATTTTCAAGCTTTTCTAATTCTTATCAAAACATAGAGATTAATACAAAAGGAAAATCAGAAATTGAACTTAACAGCGGTGAAGATAATAACGAAGTTTACACCATAAAGAACCTAAAGATCAACACGTTGGATTCGGCTAAAATTGACATCAAGAATATTAATATTGATAAATTTAGCGGAAAAATATCAGACAATACCATTATTCAAATGCCAGCTGCCAACCTGAAACAATTCTTTAAAAATTAA
- a CDS encoding alpha/beta fold hydrolase, with protein sequence MKKLVLAFATALIFFSIAQAQKIDTLSITLENIKYPYAVKYVPINTEGQDIKMAYMDVAPTIAANGKTVILFHGKNFGGYYWGNVIKALTRIGYRVIVPDQIGFGKSSKPFIHYSFHQLAAWNKKLLDTLGIQKTIVLGHSMGGMLATRFALMYPDKTEKLLLENPIGLEDYKTFVPYVTTEQQYQTELKTSAESVRKYYQSSYFTYWKPEYEYLVNAAAGVTFSADFPRSAKVAAMTFTMIYEQPVVYEFQNIKVPTVLFIGKEDKTIVGKGLLTPDQQAIHGQYRFLGKQTAAKIPGAKIIEFEACGHIPHIEIPTEFLVALTGSL encoded by the coding sequence ATGAAAAAACTTGTCCTGGCTTTTGCTACAGCTTTAATATTTTTCAGCATTGCTCAAGCTCAAAAAATCGATACCTTATCCATCACTTTAGAAAATATTAAATATCCATATGCGGTAAAATATGTGCCTATAAATACCGAAGGTCAGGATATAAAAATGGCCTATATGGATGTTGCACCAACAATTGCGGCGAATGGCAAAACCGTTATTTTATTCCACGGCAAAAACTTTGGTGGTTACTATTGGGGCAACGTAATTAAGGCTTTAACTAGGATAGGTTATCGCGTAATTGTGCCAGACCAAATTGGCTTTGGCAAGTCATCAAAACCATTTATTCATTATAGCTTTCATCAATTGGCCGCCTGGAACAAAAAGCTATTGGATACTTTGGGTATTCAAAAAACGATCGTTTTAGGACATAGTATGGGCGGAATGTTAGCCACTAGATTTGCTTTAATGTATCCTGATAAAACGGAAAAGCTACTATTAGAAAACCCTATTGGATTGGAAGATTATAAAACTTTTGTGCCTTATGTAACTACCGAACAGCAGTATCAAACGGAATTGAAAACTTCCGCTGAAAGCGTTCGTAAGTATTACCAAAGTTCGTATTTTACCTATTGGAAACCTGAATATGAATACCTAGTAAATGCAGCTGCCGGCGTAACTTTTAGTGCTGATTTTCCCCGATCAGCAAAGGTTGCCGCCATGACTTTTACCATGATTTATGAGCAACCTGTGGTTTATGAATTTCAGAATATTAAAGTGCCAACCGTTTTATTTATTGGGAAAGAAGATAAAACAATTGTTGGTAAAGGGCTCTTGACACCAGATCAACAAGCAATTCACGGTCAGTATCGATTTTTAGGAAAGCAAACCGCAGCTAAAATTCCAGGAGCAAAAATTATAGAATTTGAAGCTTGTGGTCATATTCCGCATATTGAAATACCAACCGAATTTTTAGTGGCTTTAACAGGAAGTTTGTAA
- a CDS encoding zinc-dependent peptidase, whose amino-acid sequence MNSLPFAYLIPIFLITLYFILRKKKPTVTPVTDADKKILNDYVGFYHNLDSTDKLKFEDKIAAFFGSVKMEGVGVEMTTFDELLIASSAVIPIFGFHDWQYKNLSTVLLYPDTFNHDFQFEGGERNITGMVGSGYMNGQMILSQSALRQGFSKSAGKENTAIHEFVHLLDKSDGATDGVPENLIAHEYTLPWIKMMHEEIGRIEDNKSDINPYAITNQAEFFAVVSEYFFEKPELLKDKHPDLYTQLSRIFAQNPAG is encoded by the coding sequence ATGAACTCACTACCTTTCGCATACCTTATTCCAATTTTTTTGATCACGTTATATTTTATTCTGCGAAAAAAGAAACCTACAGTTACGCCGGTTACGGATGCTGATAAAAAGATTCTTAATGATTATGTAGGTTTTTATCATAATTTAGATTCGACCGATAAGTTAAAATTCGAAGATAAAATTGCAGCATTTTTTGGGTCTGTAAAAATGGAGGGAGTAGGGGTAGAAATGACCACTTTTGATGAATTGTTGATTGCTTCAAGTGCCGTTATTCCAATTTTCGGATTTCATGATTGGCAGTACAAAAATCTTTCTACCGTGCTTTTATATCCTGATACTTTTAATCACGATTTCCAATTTGAAGGTGGCGAAAGAAATATTACAGGTATGGTTGGAAGTGGTTATATGAATGGACAAATGATTCTATCTCAATCAGCTTTGCGACAAGGTTTTTCTAAAAGTGCGGGTAAAGAAAATACGGCAATTCATGAGTTTGTACATCTTTTAGATAAATCTGATGGAGCAACAGACGGCGTTCCTGAAAATTTAATAGCACATGAATATACCTTGCCATGGATAAAAATGATGCATGAAGAAATTGGCCGTATTGAAGATAATAAATCGGATATCAACCCATATGCAATTACCAATCAGGCTGAATTTTTTGCGGTAGTTTCCGAATATTTCTTTGAAAAACCTGAATTGCTAAAAGATAAACATCCAGATTTATATACTCAGCTCAGTAGAATTTTCGCTCAAAATCCAGCTGGATAA
- a CDS encoding OmpA family protein translates to MSISKVKIATLSIGLAVGSMAFQSCDSLTKTQKGAGIGAAAGGVIGALIGKKAGNTAVGALIGGAIGGTAGAFIGRRMDKQAAEIQKAIPNAEVIREGEGIIVKFDSGILFDFDKTALKDAAKTNVQSLASSLTQYPDTDIKIIGHTDSRGTEQYNMGLSERRAAAVKAYAVSQGVPSSRLVTIGKGFAEPIADNETDAGRTANRRVEIVIVANDALKATAQKQG, encoded by the coding sequence ATGAGTATTTCTAAAGTAAAAATAGCAACATTAAGCATAGGATTAGCAGTAGGCTCAATGGCTTTTCAAAGTTGTGATAGTTTAACAAAAACACAAAAAGGAGCTGGAATTGGTGCAGCAGCTGGTGGAGTTATCGGTGCATTAATTGGTAAAAAAGCTGGTAACACTGCAGTAGGTGCATTAATTGGTGGTGCTATTGGTGGTACAGCAGGTGCATTTATTGGTCGTAGAATGGATAAACAAGCTGCGGAAATTCAAAAAGCTATTCCAAATGCAGAGGTAATTAGAGAAGGTGAAGGTATTATCGTAAAATTTGATAGTGGTATATTATTCGATTTCGATAAAACTGCTTTAAAGGATGCTGCAAAAACAAATGTACAAAGCTTGGCTTCATCATTAACACAATATCCAGATACAGATATTAAAATTATCGGTCATACTGATAGTCGTGGTACTGAACAATATAATATGGGTTTATCAGAAAGAAGAGCAGCAGCTGTTAAAGCTTATGCAGTTTCTCAAGGTGTTCCATCATCAAGATTAGTAACTATTGGTAAGGGTTTTGCAGAACCAATTGCAGATAATGAAACTGACGCTGGTCGTACTGCTAACCGTCGTGTTGAGATTGTTATTGTAGCGAATGATGCATTAAAAGCAACAGCACAAAAACAAGGATAA
- a CDS encoding aldo/keto reductase, whose amino-acid sequence MEYRKIGNSDLELSVITFGAWAAGGWMWGSTDRNDAINAIKAGYDLGVTSIDTAPIYGQGDSEEIVGDAIKGIPRDKIQLVTKFGMRWDLTKGNLAMKTKNNAGDDIDVYKYAGKESVIYECEQSLKRLGTDYIDLYQIHWPDLTTPINETFEAVSRLIEQGKIRYAGVCNYNAAQLKEADETLNIVSNQIPFSMVNRGVEDETVPYCIEHNKSVLAYSPMERGLLTGKMTADYKFEEGDHRQGNPFFKPESIEKTNAFLAKIKPLADEKNATLSQLILRWTIERPGITIALVGARNAKQSTQNAEAINVKLSVEEIQFINTELENAGF is encoded by the coding sequence ATGGAATACAGAAAAATAGGAAACTCAGATTTAGAACTTTCGGTAATTACGTTTGGTGCGTGGGCAGCAGGTGGCTGGATGTGGGGAAGCACTGATAGAAATGACGCTATTAATGCCATAAAAGCCGGTTATGATTTAGGTGTTACTTCTATTGATACCGCACCAATTTATGGTCAGGGAGATAGTGAAGAGATTGTTGGTGACGCTATAAAGGGGATACCCCGTGATAAAATTCAGTTGGTTACTAAATTTGGAATGCGTTGGGATTTGACTAAAGGTAATTTAGCAATGAAAACCAAAAACAATGCTGGTGATGACATTGATGTTTATAAATATGCAGGTAAAGAAAGTGTAATTTATGAATGTGAACAATCTTTAAAACGTTTAGGAACAGATTATATCGACCTTTATCAAATTCACTGGCCAGATTTAACTACGCCAATTAATGAAACTTTTGAGGCTGTAAGTAGATTGATAGAACAAGGTAAAATTCGTTATGCTGGAGTTTGTAATTATAATGCTGCTCAGTTAAAAGAAGCTGATGAGACTTTAAATATTGTCTCGAATCAGATTCCATTTAGTATGGTAAATCGCGGAGTGGAAGATGAAACAGTTCCTTATTGTATCGAACACAATAAATCTGTTTTGGCATATAGCCCGATGGAGCGTGGTTTATTAACAGGAAAAATGACAGCTGATTATAAATTCGAAGAGGGAGATCACCGCCAGGGAAATCCATTTTTTAAGCCAGAAAGCATAGAAAAAACCAATGCTTTTTTAGCAAAAATTAAGCCTTTGGCTGATGAAAAGAATGCAACGTTATCGCAATTGATTTTACGTTGGACAATCGAACGGCCAGGAATTACCATCGCTTTAGTTGGTGCGAGAAACGCAAAACAATCAACTCAAAATGCGGAAGCAATTAATGTAAAGTTAAGCGTTGAAGAAATTCAATTTATCAATACAGAATTAGAAAACGCAGGATTTTAA
- a CDS encoding ABC transporter ATP-binding protein, whose amino-acid sequence MILEVKNLKKVYGDKTVVNIEHLRIAPGETIGLVGNNGAGKTTFFRMLLDLIRPTEGEVLSKDINVMQSDAWKDYTASFLDEGFLIDYLTPEEYFTFIGSLHNLSIADVSAYLAQYNEFFNGEILNSGKYIRDFSKGNQNKVGIAAALMQKPEILILDEPFANLDPTTQIRLKKILKEHPGNMTTFISSHDLNHVTDVCSRIILVEKGQIIKDFATDENTLKELENYFSA is encoded by the coding sequence ATGATTTTAGAAGTTAAAAATTTGAAAAAAGTTTATGGCGATAAAACCGTTGTAAATATTGAGCATTTAAGAATAGCTCCAGGCGAAACCATTGGATTAGTAGGGAATAATGGCGCCGGAAAAACTACTTTTTTTAGAATGCTGCTTGATTTAATCCGTCCGACGGAAGGTGAAGTTTTATCCAAAGACATCAACGTAATGCAAAGCGATGCTTGGAAAGATTATACAGCATCATTTTTGGATGAAGGTTTTTTAATCGACTATTTAACTCCAGAAGAGTATTTCACCTTTATTGGAAGCTTACACAATTTAAGTATTGCTGATGTAAGTGCCTATTTAGCACAATACAATGAATTTTTTAACGGAGAAATTTTAAATAGCGGCAAGTATATTCGCGATTTTAGTAAAGGAAATCAGAATAAAGTTGGCATTGCGGCTGCATTAATGCAGAAACCAGAAATCTTAATTCTGGATGAACCTTTTGCTAATTTAGATCCAACTACGCAAATCCGTTTAAAAAAGATTCTAAAGGAACATCCTGGAAATATGACAACTTTTATTTCCAGTCATGATTTAAACCATGTTACCGATGTTTGTAGTCGGATTATCCTTGTAGAAAAAGGGCAGATTATTAAAGATTTTGCTACAGATGAGAATACTTTAAAAGAGTTAGAGAATTATTTTTCGGCATAG
- a CDS encoding GntR family transcriptional regulator, with product MEFRDNKAIYLQIAEYVCEHILLGKWKAEEKVSSVRELAVELEVNPNTVMRTYELLQNKNIINNKRGIGFFVAEDSINNVKNYRKMQFMDDELPVIFRNMYLLNIGFDELKVRYETFVKENFNA from the coding sequence ATGGAATTTAGAGATAACAAGGCGATATACCTACAAATAGCAGAATACGTTTGCGAACATATTTTGTTAGGGAAATGGAAGGCCGAAGAAAAAGTATCATCAGTAAGGGAATTGGCCGTAGAACTGGAAGTAAACCCGAACACCGTGATGCGTACTTATGAATTACTGCAGAACAAAAATATCATAAATAATAAAAGAGGAATAGGTTTTTTTGTTGCTGAAGATTCGATCAACAATGTTAAAAACTACCGTAAAATGCAGTTTATGGATGATGAATTACCCGTAATATTTAGAAATATGTACTTACTAAACATTGGATTTGATGAACTTAAAGTCCGTTATGAAACATTTGTAAAAGAAAATTTTAACGCCTAA